Genomic segment of Cronobacter dublinensis subsp. dublinensis LMG 23823:
GGCGCTGCGATCCAGAAACGCAAACCCCGATGTAATGCCCCGGTTATTCAGGTTGGTAATGGTGTTGTGAATTAAATACGCGGCGATACCAAGAACGACCACAATCGCCACAATCTGGTACAGCCATGCGCGAACCGCAGGGCTGGAAAGGGAGAGAGGTCCTTTCACGCCAGGGCGTCGATGGAACATAAGTAAACCTCAGGCAACCATAACTCTGGGCTGGGCGCCGCCGAAGCGACGCCCGTAACGGCGTAATACTTAACGCACCGGCGGCGCGTACTGGATCCCGCCTTTATTCCAGAGATTGTTCTGGCCGCGTTTGATCTTCAGCGGGCTCTCCTGGCCTACGTTACGCTCGAAGATCTCGGCATAGTTGCCGACCTGTTTGATAATGTTGTAAGCCCATTTATTATCAAGCTTCAGGTCCTTGCCGTAGTCGCCTTCTTTACCTAACAGGTGCGCCATATCCGGTGTCGAAGGACTCGCGGCTTTAGCGTCCACGTTTTTGGAATCGATGCCCATCTCTTCGGCATTCAGCATGGCGAACAGCGTCCAGCGCACAATAGAGAACCACTCTTCATCGCCGCGACGAACGACCGGGCCCAGCGGTTCCTTGGAAATAACTTCTGGCAGCACGATCCACTCCGCCGGGTTGCTGAGCTTAATACGCAGCGCGTAAAGCTGAGACTGGTCGGAGGCGAGCGTATCGCAGCGGCCCGATTCCAGCGCTTTGGCCGATTCATCGGAACGGTCGAAAGTCACCGGCGTATATTTCATCTTGTTGGCTTTAAAGTAATCCGCCACGTTCAGCTCGGTATCGGTGCCCGCCTGAATACACACCGTCGCGCCGTCCAGCTCTTTGGCGCTTTTCAGGCCCGCTTTGTTATGGGTTAAAAAGCCGATGCCGTCGTAATAGGTTACGCCGGTGAAAGCCATACCCATGCCCGCGTCGCGCGATGAGGTCCAGGTCGTATTACGGGAGAGAACATCCACTTCGCCGGATTGCAGCGCGGTAAAACGCTCTTTCGCGGTCAGCGGGGTATATTTCACTTTTGAGGCGTCGCCAAAGACAGCGGCGGCCACGCCGCGGCAGACATCAACGTCGATGCCGGTAAATTTGCCGCTGGCGTCCGCGTAGGAAAAGCCCGGCAAACCGTCACTGATGCCGCACTGTACAAAACCTTTCTTTTTCACACTGTCCAGCGTGGCGCCGGCATGGGCCTGATTAACAACGGCGAACAGCGTGCCAGCGGCGGCCAGAGTGGCGATCATCATCTTCTTCATAATGCATCCTGTGTGGCGAGAATTATCGTTATAGATATAAGGCGACCGGGAGGCGCCAGTTTGCTGTCTGTGGCGTAAGCCATAGGGGGTAAAGCAAAGGGAATGCCAGGTTTACAACAGCCGGAAAACGCAGTGCGCTGATGTATTAAGCGAAGTGTAGACATAAAAGGAAAAAATAAGCGCACTGAAAAAGTGCAAAAAGACAATGTACGCCACATTTTGGAGCAAAATAAGGCGGGTTTTATTCGGGGGAGCGGGCGAGTGATTTCCTGCGTTAATATTGCAGGAACAAGCAATGGGAAAGCCTGTGGGATAACTCACGCGATAAAATAAAATTAAGCAGCAATGAGGTTTAAAAACAAAAGGTGAATCAAAGGCGTTTTTTATTATGCGCCAAAGCAATGCCAAAATTTTACCTTATGGCGGAGGCTGCACCGTTTTAAAGCAGCGAGGCGGGCGCAGAAATGACCCGCCAGGCATTGCCTTATTTACTCAGCGCGATAATGCCCATTGTTAACCCGGCAAGCGCGGCGGCGCCACCCGCGACGGCACCCGCGGTTTCCCAGTTATCCTGCGTTGTGCCTTTCATGCAGGTATTGGTATGCACCAGACGGCCCTGATCGTCATACACCGGGACGCAAGGAGAATCATGCGCGCAGCCAGCCAGTAAAGTACACAGCAGCGCGGCGGGAACGAATCTTTTCATTATTCACCTCTACAGAATAAACCGCTCTCCCGAAACGATATGAGTTGATAAATAATTTATCGGGCGCGGACAATACAAGAAGGTTATCACGCGTTCAGGCGCCCGTTGAGCAGACAATAATTGCAATTCATGTGAAATGTAAAAAAGATGGAAAAGCGCCGCGTCATTCAGGGCTAATGTGAAGAGATTATGGAGAATAAGACTTGTCTGTATCGAACCGGTAGCAACGAGCCCGGAATAATACTCTAATGCCGGTAATGGGTTGCGTGATTTTTAATGATAATGCCATGCGAGGAATAGGATAAGCGGAATAAAACATAGGCGCCATCAAGGCGCCTTGTTTACCTGGTTTACGGTTTGCCGTCGTGTTTCATAAAGCGCCGACGGATCACCACGAAAAAGACTGGTACGAAGAAAATGGCGAGCAGCGTGGCGCTCAGCATTCCGCCCATCACACCCGTGCCGACCGCGTTCTGCGCGCCGCTGCCCGCGCCATGATTGAGTACCAGCGGCAGCACGCCGAGAATAAACGCCAGCGAGGTCATCAGAATGGGACGCAGACGCAAGCGCACCGCCTCAAGTGTTGCTTCCGTCAGGCTCCGGCCCTCTTTTTCCATCAGATCCTTGGCGAACTCGACAATCAGAATGGCGTTCTTTGCCGACAGCCCGATCGTCGTGAGCAGGCCCACCTGGAAATAGACGTCATTATTCAGCCCGCGCAGCGACGCCGCCAGCAGCGCGCCGATAATCCCGAGCGGCACCACCAGCATCACTGAAAACGGAATCGACCAGCTTTCATAAAGCGCCGCGAGACACAGGAACACCACAACCAGCGAGATAGCGTACAGCGCGGGTGCCTGGTTACCGGAAAGCCGCTCCTGATAAGAAAGCCCCGTCCAGTCGTAGCCGATACCCGCAGGCAGTTTGCTGGCGAGGTTTTCCATCATCGCCATTGCTTCGCCGGTGCTGCGACCTGCGGCCGCCTCGCCCAGTATTTCCATCGACGGCATCCCGTTATAGCGCTCCAGGCGCGGCGAGCCATAAATCCAGTGCGCCGTCGTAAACGCCGAGAGCGGCACCATGTCGCCGCCGCTGCCGCGCACGTACAGCGTCTCGATATCCGAGGGTAGCATACGGAACGGGGCATCGGCCTGGACATAGACTTTTTTCACACGGCCCCGGTCGATAAAGTCATTCACGTATGTGCCGCCCAGCGCGGTCATAATCGTCTGGTTGATATCCGGGATAGTGACGCCCAACGCCTGCGCCTTCTCCTGATCGACATCCAGTTTGAACTGCGGTGTATCCTCAAGGCCGTTCGGGCGAACGCGCGTCAGCAGATCCGGATGCTCACGCACCATGCCGAGCAACTGATTACGCGCCTGCGTCAGCGCGTCATGCCCGAGGTTGGCCTGATCTTTAAGCTCGAAGTCAAAGCCCGTCGCAGTGCCCAGCTCAAGAATGGCTGGCAGGTTAAACGGAAACACCAGCCCGTCCTGGATTTTACTGAACGCATGGCTGGCGCGGGCGACAATCGCCCCAACGCTATTTTGCTGACCGGCGCGCGCCTCCCAGGGTTTCAGGCTGATAAACGCGATCCCGGCGTTCTGTCCCTGGCCGCTGAAGCTAAAGCCGCTGACGGTAAACACGGACTCGACATTCGCTTTCTCGTCATTCAGGTAATAATGACTTACCTGGTCGAGCACCTGCTGGGTGCGCGCCTGCGTCGCACCGGACGGCAGCTGCACCATCGTCATAAACACGCCCTGGTCCTCTTCCGGCAAAAAGGAGGTTGGCAGGCGGACAAACAGCACCGTCATCCCGACGACAATCAGCAGATACAGCAGAAGGTAGCGCCCCGTTTTGCGCAGGATACCGCCCACGCTTTGCGTATAGTGGTTAACGCTCAGATCGAAACGCGCGTTAAACCAGACGAAAAATTTCGCTTTTTGCGCGTGGTGGTCATCGCTTACCGGTTTGAGCAGCGTGGCGCACAGGGCTGGCGTGAGAATTAACGCCACCAGGACTGACAGCGCCATTGAAGAGACGATAGTCACGGAAAACTGGCGGTAGATAGCGCCAGTAGAGCCGCCAAAGAACGCCATCGGCACGAAGACCGCGGAGAGCACCATTGCAATCCCCACCAACGCGCCCTGGATCTGCGACATCGACAGCTGCGTCGCCTCTTTGGGCGGCAGTTTCTCCTCCACCATCACGCGCTCGACGTTTTCCACCACGACGATGGCGTCATCCACCAGCAGCCCTATCGCCAGGACCATCCCGAACATCGTCAGGGTGTTGATGGAATAGCCGAATGCCGCCAGCACCGCAAAGGTGCCCAACAGCACCACCGGCACGGCAATGGTCGGGATAAGGGTCGCGCGCAGGTTCTGCAGGAACAGATACATCACCAGGAAAACCAGGATAATGGCTTCAAACAGGGTTTTCACCACCTCGTGAATGGAGATCTTCACAAATGGCGTGGTGTCGTAGGGGTAAACCACTTTCATGCCCTGCGGGAAATAGCGCTGCAAATCGGCGAGCGTGGTTTTGATAGCGTTCGCGGTATCAAGCGCATTGGCGCCGGTGGCGAGTTTGATCCCAAGACCCGTCGCAGGCTGACCGTTAATTTTGGTCAGCATATTGTAGTTTTCACCGCCAAGTTCAATGCGCGCCACATCGCGCAGACGCACCTGCGAGCCGTCCGGATTCACTTTTAGCATCACGCGGCCGAACTCTTGCGGATCTTTAAGGCGCGTCTGGGCAATGATCGAGGCGTTCAGCTGCTGGCCCGGTACGGCGGGGGTGCCGCCCAGCTGGCCTGCGGCTATCTGGTTATTCTGCGCTTTCAGCTGATTGATAACGTCCAGCGGCGTGAGCTGGTAGTTATTCATTGCATGCGGATTAAGCCAGATGCGCATGGCGTACTGCGCGCCGAAAAGCTGTACGTCACCCACGCCATTGGTGCGGCTGATGGTGTCTTTCACATCGGAGGAGACGTAGTCGGCGATATCCTCCTGCGTCAGCAGCGGATTGTCGCTGATAAAACCGGCCACCAGCAGGAAACTGCTGCTGGCCTTCTCGACGCTCACGCCCTGTTGTTGTACCTCCTGCGGCAGCAGTGGCATCGCCAGTTGCAGCTTGTTCTGCACCTGTACCTGCGCGATATCGGGATCGGTGCCGGAGGTAAACGTCAGCGTGACGGTCACGCCGCCCGCCGAATCGCTGGTGGAAGACATATACATCAGGTTATCGATGCCGTTCATATTCTGCTCGATAACCTGCGTCACGGTATCCTGCACCGTCCGGGCGTCAGCGCCCGGATAGGTTGCCGAGACCGCAATAGCCGGTGGCGCAATCGTCGGATACTGGGCGATGGGGAGCTGTAAAATCGCCAGTGCGCCCGCCATCATCATGATGATCGCCAGAACCCAGGCGAAGATGGGACGTTGAATAAAAAAGTTAGCCATGACGTCACCTTACTTCGCAGGCGCGGTAACGGGTGTCACGACGGCGCCCGGATGCGCTTTCTGCAATCCGCTGACGATAACTTTCTCGCCCGTTTTAAGTCCGCCGGTAACCAGCCAGTTTTCTTTGATAGCCTGGCCTGTGGTGACGATGCGGTTTTCCACCTGGTTTTTCTCATTCACCACCATCACCATCGCCTCGCCGCGCGGGGTGCGGGTGACGCCCTGCTGCGGCACAAGGATGGCGTCAGGCTGCACGCCTTCATGAATGCGGGCGCGAACAAACATGCCCGGCAACAGGAGATGCTGCGGGTTGGGGAAAATCGCCCGTAGTGTGATCGAGCCGGTGCTTTCATCCACGGTCACGTCGGAGAATTGCAGTTTGCCTTTGAGCGGGTAGGCATCGCCGTTTTCCATCACCAGCTCGACGTTACCGGCATCGCTCTCTTTCTCAACCTGCCCCTGCGCCATGGCTTGCTTCAGACGCAGAAAATCGGTGCTGGACTGCGTGACATCCACGTACATCGGGTCGAGCTGCTGCACCGTCGCCAGTTCATTCGCCTGACTGCTGGTGACCAGCGCCCCTTCGGTCACGCTCGATTTGCCGATGCGTCCGCTAATTGGCGAGGTCACTTTCGTCCAGGCCACGTTAATACGGGCGCTCTCCAGCGCAGCCTGCGCCGCCGCGACGCTTGCCTCAGCCTGATGGGCGTTCGCCACCGCTTCGTC
This window contains:
- a CDS encoding amino acid ABC transporter substrate-binding protein, with the protein product MKKMMIATLAAAGTLFAVVNQAHAGATLDSVKKKGFVQCGISDGLPGFSYADASGKFTGIDVDVCRGVAAAVFGDASKVKYTPLTAKERFTALQSGEVDVLSRNTTWTSSRDAGMGMAFTGVTYYDGIGFLTHNKAGLKSAKELDGATVCIQAGTDTELNVADYFKANKMKYTPVTFDRSDESAKALESGRCDTLASDQSQLYALRIKLSNPAEWIVLPEVISKEPLGPVVRRGDEEWFSIVRWTLFAMLNAEEMGIDSKNVDAKAASPSTPDMAHLLGKEGDYGKDLKLDNKWAYNIIKQVGNYAEIFERNVGQESPLKIKRGQNNLWNKGGIQYAPPVR
- a CDS encoding putative periplasmic lipoprotein, whose amino-acid sequence is MKRFVPAALLCTLLAGCAHDSPCVPVYDDQGRLVHTNTCMKGTTQDNWETAGAVAGGAAALAGLTMGIIALSK
- a CDS encoding efflux RND transporter permease subunit, coding for MANFFIQRPIFAWVLAIIMMMAGALAILQLPIAQYPTIAPPAIAVSATYPGADARTVQDTVTQVIEQNMNGIDNLMYMSSTSDSAGGVTVTLTFTSGTDPDIAQVQVQNKLQLAMPLLPQEVQQQGVSVEKASSSFLLVAGFISDNPLLTQEDIADYVSSDVKDTISRTNGVGDVQLFGAQYAMRIWLNPHAMNNYQLTPLDVINQLKAQNNQIAAGQLGGTPAVPGQQLNASIIAQTRLKDPQEFGRVMLKVNPDGSQVRLRDVARIELGGENYNMLTKINGQPATGLGIKLATGANALDTANAIKTTLADLQRYFPQGMKVVYPYDTTPFVKISIHEVVKTLFEAIILVFLVMYLFLQNLRATLIPTIAVPVVLLGTFAVLAAFGYSINTLTMFGMVLAIGLLVDDAIVVVENVERVMVEEKLPPKEATQLSMSQIQGALVGIAMVLSAVFVPMAFFGGSTGAIYRQFSVTIVSSMALSVLVALILTPALCATLLKPVSDDHHAQKAKFFVWFNARFDLSVNHYTQSVGGILRKTGRYLLLYLLIVVGMTVLFVRLPTSFLPEEDQGVFMTMVQLPSGATQARTQQVLDQVSHYYLNDEKANVESVFTVSGFSFSGQGQNAGIAFISLKPWEARAGQQNSVGAIVARASHAFSKIQDGLVFPFNLPAILELGTATGFDFELKDQANLGHDALTQARNQLLGMVREHPDLLTRVRPNGLEDTPQFKLDVDQEKAQALGVTIPDINQTIMTALGGTYVNDFIDRGRVKKVYVQADAPFRMLPSDIETLYVRGSGGDMVPLSAFTTAHWIYGSPRLERYNGMPSMEILGEAAAGRSTGEAMAMMENLASKLPAGIGYDWTGLSYQERLSGNQAPALYAISLVVVFLCLAALYESWSIPFSVMLVVPLGIIGALLAASLRGLNNDVYFQVGLLTTIGLSAKNAILIVEFAKDLMEKEGRSLTEATLEAVRLRLRPILMTSLAFILGVLPLVLNHGAGSGAQNAVGTGVMGGMLSATLLAIFFVPVFFVVIRRRFMKHDGKP
- a CDS encoding efflux RND transporter periplasmic adaptor subunit, translating into MTNYARLLLMPLGLYLCASGMTGCDNQADNAAAASAPQVTVHVVQPASVAVVTELPGRTRAYRVAQVRPQVSGIVLKRNFTEGADVEAGQSLYQIDPAMYQAAWQNARGSLAKAQAAAEMARLTVRRYAALTGTQYISKQEYDEAVANAHQAEASVAAAQAALESARINVAWTKVTSPISGRIGKSSVTEGALVTSSQANELATVQQLDPMYVDVTQSSTDFLRLKQAMAQGQVEKESDAGNVELVMENGDAYPLKGKLQFSDVTVDESTGSITLRAIFPNPQHLLLPGMFVRARIHEGVQPDAILVPQQGVTRTPRGEAMVMVVNEKNQVENRIVTTGQAIKENWLVTGGLKTGEKVIVSGLQKAHPGAVVTPVTAPAK